gagcctgtaagtaagcatttcactgttgtattcgacgcacgtgacaaataaactttcatTTGATTTGGTATGTGGAAAACAGACTGTTAGAAGAAGCTTAGTTACTGGCTTGAAATGAAAGATGTCATAACATCTGCTTTATTCCAATGTTAACTTTTGTATTAACATTGTAACAAGTGTGTAAGTACAGACAGCACAGTATATCTTTCTGTTGTTtcatctactgtctgtctgtcccagatAGCAGCTGTGGTGTGCTCCACCTTCCTCTTATCTTGGACTCCCTATGCCATTGGCTCCCTCTACTCTGCCTTGGCCCCCAAGGAGGAGCATTGGGCCAGGGAGGCCATGCAGGGAGGAGGCCCCTCCATGGGGACTGGAGGATCCACCGGGATGGCCTCAGCCTTCCCAAACATCCCCAACTCAATTGGACCTCCACGGAAAACTACGGAAGTGTCTACTACGACCCTGGAGAATCCTTGCGGGACGTGACCAACCCAGATCCCTACTCCTATTCTGGCTTAGGCCACAGTCTGTCTGCTGCTTCCACCCGCAGTTCAGCCCCAGGCCAGGAGGGGGAGTCGGAGACAGGGAGCAACCGGCCGGTGTCCTGCCTGCCACCTATGGTGTCTCTGATACCAGCAATGTTCGCCAAGTCTCACTGCATGATTAACCCCTTCATCTACCAGATCATGAACAAGGAGTTCAGAGAGGATGTGTACGACATACTGTTTGGGAGACAGaacggggagaggaggagaatgcgGGGAAGAGCAGGGAGCTACTCTGACAGTAAGGTGTCTTTTATAGCTACAGGTGCAGAATGACAGAtaactctctctatttctctcctcagCCCACAAAGGCAGCGTCTCCTACTGCCACAGCTGGCGAGGGAGGAGCAACCCCAAGTCCATGCCCATGGTGTAAttggggaagaaagagagggccCCACCATCTCGGTGGGGTGGGACGCCCTGGGCGTGGCCTCGCTGGACACACAGGTCAACATGGATGGGCAGAGTCTGAgcgaggcagggagagagacagaaagagagctggGGGGGGGTTCCACCTCTAGTAGTCTGCTGACcgagtgatagagggagagatagataagAGAGATGTTGAGAGGGTGGAGATGTTTAGGAGCAGAGACATCTTTAAAAACAGctttaaaataaaacatgttttgtgcAAGGACAACCAGAGTATTGTCTTTGTCAACACTGTCCTAATAGGCCTGTGTGTGGATTATGGTTCAAATGATAGTTTCACACAATAGAATAGTGTGTACAATTGTATGCATGTATTTTGTAACAAAATAAAATCGAGCCAAGTgagaaaataacaataaaatgacaTTCACAAGTGGAAATGTTCCTGATAAAACCTCCCCAAGTTGTGAACTCGGAGTTTAAGAGGTCTTATTGAACTGTTCATAGCCTAATGGCACAAATGTTAAAAGAAAACCTGCTACTTGTGTATTTACGGTAGCTTCCCTGCTCTCCAAATCCCGCAGCACTTGTTGTGTCTTCTTGTGGTCATTTTGGAGCCAGATAAGCTTTGACGAACGACACTggatttatttttaatacattagtGATTTGCAGGATTTAACAGTACTTTCTCTCATATAGCCTATATACCAAAACATTACTTTTCTGAAATACATTTGAGTGTTGTCGCCTGCGCATAGCCGTCGGACTGGCTTATTCTGCATTGTTTTTGGGGGCGACTGTTATCCAGCATAATagcgagacagaggaagagagaaggaaacttATTCCACGAGCCTCTTTAGCCCGGACGGAGATAAATCGAGGATAACATTCGTAATTACAACAATTTTCGCAACCAGATAAAGGTGGAGAGTCACGGATACGTCTGGTATCCAACAACAAGTCAACCTTCAGCctatcattatttttattttggtgatCTTATACCGAGAAAATTACCGTCCGTGTTCATGCCAGATCTGCAGCGCTTTAGTTTTCCATACCATAGCATGAATCCTTTGTTAGAGGCGAACTCGCTTCTCCAACATCAACAGCAGCAGAACCAAGGAGGACAGAGTCATCCGGATTCCCCCTCAGGCCTTCTGCCCGAATCCGTCTTCGGCTCGCTCGACCCGACGTCTTTCTTCCTGGGCGACCATCCCGGACTGGGCTCGGAGTCTCTGCCAGGGTTCGATTTCACCACACCCTCACAAGCTTACCTGCATCTAAACCACTCTTATCACCGGTCTGTGCCCCAACCTCCTGCAGCGATGGCCCTGAGGAACGACCTGGGCTCCAATATCAGTGTCCTAAAGACTCTGAACTTACGGTTCCGATGCTTTCTGGCCAAAGTGCATGAACTTGAGCGAAGGAATAAGATTTTGGAGAAACAACTACAACAGGCGTTGGATGCGAAGAACAGCTGTGATGGGGGTTGTTCTGAAAGCGCTAGACGGGCCCATACCCAAGAAACAGGTGTACAGACCGGGTTTGTGGGAACTATCCCGCTCAGGCCCGGGTCACTCCCGTTCCAAAACACCAACAACTCCGCGAGACGACCCACTACCCTCTTCACGCTTGAGTCCAACAACAAAGCTGGAACAAACCCCACCGAACCGAATCCGAATCCGACCATCACGGTAAGCCAATCAACCCCGACAATCGACTCTCCAGCCGGGTCCAATTCAATCACCAACGGGAAAACGGTTTTTAGTACAGGCACTGGAACCCCCACCAACCCGCCTCCCCGGTTCCTCCCCGGTACTATCTGGTCCTACAACCATACCCGCAAGCTCGGTTCTGGCGTGGAGACGCGCGTCACCAGCCCCGGTGTGTCCTGGGTCCAGCCGGACGGGGTCGGGGTCCAGATTGATACCATTACCCCGGAGATCAGAGCCCTGTACAACGTCCTGGCCAAagtcaagagggagagagacgagtaCAAACGCAGGTAAATAGGATCAACCTTTGTTGATTTATTCACCAAAGTAAAGCCTAATTAACGTGTGTGTCTGACGGGTGTAAAGGCGCATGGGGACCTAGAGTTGTGATTAAACGTCTCTTGGTAAAAGTCAGTTGATGTAACTTAGTGGAACTATAATAGCCGTACATGTATTATTTTGCTCATGCCACTTGGGTGAAGTGAAAGGCCCTATTACAACAGATGGCCTCTGAGAGCAGCTGTGTCCTGCCTGTGTTCTGTCTATTTCTGCCACAGCCCACACCATTCTTATTGCTAGAGATGCAAAGGGCAGCTGGGGGAAATACCAAACATTATCAGACCATAACTGACTCAGAATGAAGTCATGTAACTGAGATCCAACACAGGAAGGCTCTGTTTCAACAATCACACCAATGCTTTTGAAGTTCAAAGATTTTGAACTCTTGAGTTTGCCACTAGCTTGTGGACACCAGACCTAGGTCGCATGTATATGAGGTATGCTTGATTTAGCTGTTTGTACTTTTGGGATTACTGTGTTGATTTTGTACTTTTGGGATTATTCCATTGGAACCAGGCAAACTATATAAATCAAGCACAGCTCAAGTATTTGAAGATTTGACTTATGGTTTGGCTTGGGGAAGGAATATCTGCTTAGTGCCCCTTTAGAAAACAAGGGGAATGggccaaacacagtgacaggaatcTGATACAGAGACCATAATGCACCTCTGCATGTTTGAAATGGCTGCAGTTTGTATTCTATGACAGAACTAGAACCCGGACCGCTGATTTGTGGCACTAGTAACAGCAGGGCTGTGGCTTCGATTCACGCTGCacaggtcacatagacatggtctATACTGAAGGTATGACCATAAGTTGATTTGGATAAATATATCTCAGCGAAAATGCCATACCCAATGAATGTAAGGTGATAGACAAGCATGTATGTCTCATTAGGAAAGCTGAGTAGGGTCAGGGATTGGTTTGTGATCGGGAGGACCTGGgacaagtgtgtgtttgtggctattttgtttgtttattgtgaTTTCATGAGGCATGTGACCTTACTGCCACCTCCAAGTGAGTCAAGTCCAGGTTTGTCTCACCTTCAGACATCCATATATCTGATAGCATCCGTACTGCACAGTCATTGATGTGATTTAGGCCTCCAGTGTAGTGAAAGAATGTTATCTCGGTCATGAGTCTGTTGTAGTAATGCAGTTAAATCTACCTGCAGGcaacatgtagagagagggaaaccCACAGGACTATTAATTCACTTCAAGAAGGTAGTTTCAGTATAAGATAcaccccccttccctccctctcctccactcttcttcccctgccctgtcccttgttctctccatctatccattCATATTGCTATTCATTGTTCCCACTCTCTCATTGGCTAGATCTCTCATACCCCTCCAGTggtgaaaaagtacccaattgtcatacttgatttaaagtaaagataccttaatagaaaattactcaagtaaaagtgaaagtcacccagtaaaatactacttgagtaaaagtaaaaaaaatatttggttttaaatgtacttaactatcaaaaataaaagtataaataataaaataaatcctTATATGGCACAattgttcatgtttttaaaatttacagatagccaggggcacactccaacactcagatatcattcaGACACCAAGTATTTGTGTTCAGtgaatctgccagatcagagacagtagagatgaccagggatgatctcttgataagtgcatgaattggaccattatcatggcctgctaagcattcaaaatgtaacaagtacttttgggtgtccggggaaaatgtatggaataaaaagtacatacattttgtttaggaatgtagtgaagtaaaagttaccccagaaaactacttaagtagtactttaaagtatttttacataaGTACTTACACCACTGTGCCCTCTTACTGTCTCCTCCCTTATTTTCCTGACCTGCTCTGTCCTGTATTATCATCCCCCCCttcacctgtctctgtctctctctgtgtctgtctgtgtctgtctctctgtgtctgtctctctgtctggctgtgtctgtctctctgtctgtctctctgtctcactctgtgtctgtctgtgtgtctgtctgtctctgtgtttgtctctgtctgtctgtctaaggctttctctttctctctctctctctcatttcaaatAAAATgcagctttattggcatgggaaacatgtttacattgccaaagcacgtGAGATAAACAGTAAACAAAAGTGAGGACATAAAACAATGTTAACAAAAACGAttagaaattaacagtaaacattgcacttACAAAGGTTTGACATTTTTTAATGTGTTATACTGTTATGTACAGTGTTATATCAATGTGCATATGGTTGTAGTAAGAATAGTAGGGGAagataaatcaacataaatattagtgttatttaaaatgttatttgtgcTGAACttgttgcccttttctcatggcaacgggccccttgctgctgtgatggcacactgcaGTATTTCTcctaacagatatgggagtttgattagttttcaaattctttgtgggtcggtgtgatctgtgggaaatatgtgtctctaatatggtcatacatttggcaggaggttaggaagttcagctcagtttccacctcattttgtgggcagtatgCACatagccaggtctgcctatggggGTCTCtgtcaatagcaaggctatgctcactgagtctgtacattttgggtcagtcacagtggtcaggtattctgccactgtgtacactctgtttagggccagatagcattcacatttttttttatttttggttgattctttccagtgtgtcaaatagttatctttttgttttctcttatttggttgggtctaattgtgtttctatcctggggctctgtggggtctgtttgtgtttgtgaacagagccacagaaccagctggctgaggggactcttcgctaggttcatctctctgtaggtgagggctttgtggtggaatgtgtgggcatcgtttccttttaggtgtttgtagaatttaacagctcttttctgcaCTTTGATAACTAGCATATGTAGTATTAATTCTgttctgcatgcattgtttggtgTTTTGCGTTGTACACAAAGTTTATTTTtttcagaattctgcatgcagagtctcaattgggtgtttgtcccgtttttgtatttttttgctcTTGGATCTTTGCTAAACGACTGAAAAGGTTGGAGAAGTGTTTTATCCATACATATCCATTATGGATAGATAGctctttgtgttgtttgtttagtgtgttccaattttcccagaagtgatttgattctatggattcttcaatcacattgagctgatttctgaaaTGCTGTTCCTTATTTTTtcttagtgtatttctgtattattTTAGTGTTTCACTGTCGTGAAGgcactgggttgaggtcggtgataaggtagtctacagtactactgtcaAGAGATGAGCTGTtggtgtacctaccgtaggagtcccctcgaagcctaccattgactatgtctAGACCCAGCATGCAACAGAGCTGTAGGAGTTGAGccgtttttgttggttgttttgtcatacTTGTGTCTAGGGGGCATAttggggagggaatgctgtcacctccaagTAGGTGTTTGTCTCCATGTCTGCTAAGAGTGTCGGTTCTGgctttaggtcaccacagactagtacatgtctctgggcctggaaatggttgatctccccctctaggatggagaaggtGTCATCATTAATGTGTGGGGAGATATAGGTACCACACAGGACAACCATTTTTTCTGAGATCATTTCCCTATTTATTTCCAACCAGATGTGAAATGTTCCTGTTTTAATTAATTGATTGGAGTGGGTTAGGTTATGTCtgatctcctcttcatctctcacgCGCACTCTCCACTGCCAGCTCCAGTCTCCTTTCTTCAACCCCCTTCCCCCATATcatatctttctccctctctctcttcctaactGCATGAGGCCATGCGCCTTCCCCTCCACCTAGTATCTGCAATGCGGTATACTCTGCACGGCAGGCTGTGATTGCTGGAAAAGGGAGGTGGCTTCCAAAGAGAGCTCAGCTcatctttccctcgctctctccccctccctcactctcaccTTACCCATCTATCTCAATCACAACAGTGTGCACAATGGCACAAAAACGTCTCTCTGTACACTATATAACCTCTATTTGTTTTAAGAGCAGTTTGGTAAAGGCTCCGACATGTTGCAGTATTGTGCATTTTAAGCAGCAATTCTATAAATGGCAGTGCTGTGCAGTGGGGTCTATGTGGTGTGTTGAGTCACTGAATCAGCCATCGTAGTTCTAACATGTCAACTGTACAGGCTTTCAATGAGATTACTGTTCACTAGATGGATGGTGCTGTCTGACCCTGGGGCCCAGATTCATGGACCAGgggtttctcacacacacacacacacacacacacacacacacacacagttaatagtTATTATTATGATGTTGCCATTTTACTGTGTAATTTACTTCACATTATATTTTGTTGTGTAGGTGGGAGGAGGAGTACACTGTCAGAGTGGACATGCAGCAGAAGATGGAAGACCTACAGGAggtaacactgtgtgtgtgtgtgtgtgtgtgcctggcctCTCTTAATGATTGATACATAGGGGGTAAATGTTTCCCCTCTTTCTGTTACACTTGTTCTCTGTTGATTTGCAGGGATAAGAACAAAACCATGTCAGAATATCAAACATGACAACAAGACATTACATTGAAATGTTTAGGAGCTCAATGCTTGTAGACACAAAGGCCCTCCTCACTGATCTATACACTAACTTAGGGCGCGGGGCCAGAGGCGCAGTGTTGTGTCTGAGGTTCTGGCGGTGTTGACACATTTGACATTGCCCTGACGCATGCCAAACAACCTAATACAATTGCTTGTGTGAAACAGCTTAGTTGAATAGTGTGCAAACCACTAACCAAATATAGTATGTTTATAAACAGCTAACATAAttgtactgtaggctatgtatAAATCCCTAACCTACTAGTTAGATGCTCCTCCCATGACGTTCGTCATACGTGTTACAGAAAGCAGCTGACAGTCATGATCAGACAGCCAAATGGTTAACTATTTGAGGAACGGGTGGAGCTACTTACACACATTCAGCATgattgaattacagcaacaatATCAACTCCCCAAAATGGCCCCGTTGGTCCCTGTCAGAGTGAGTTACTTAATCTGAAAGTAATTTGTACGTCCTACTtccaaattttattggtcacatactagaggtcgaccgattatgatttttcaacgccgataccgattattggaggaccaaaaaagccgataccgattaatcggcagatttttttttttaaattaaattttttatttgtaataatgacaattacaacaatactgaattaacacttattttaacttaatataatacatcaataaaatcaatttagcctcaagtagataatgaaacatgttcaatttggtttaaataatgcaaaaacaaagtgttggagaagaacgtaaaagtgcaatatgtgctatgtaagaaagctaacgtttcagttccttgctcagaacatatgaaagctggtggttccttttaacatgagtcttcaatattcccaggtaagaagttttaggttgtagttattataggactatttccctctataccatttgtatttcattaacctttgactattggatgttcttataggcactttagtttgccagtgtaacagtatagcttccgtccctctcctcgctgggctcgaaccagcaacacaacaataacagccaccacatcgaagcagcattacccatgcagagcaagggaaacaaccaccccaaggctcagagcgagtgaagtttgaaacgctattagcgcgcgctaactagccagccatttcacttcggtcacaccagcctcatctcgggagttgataggtttgaagtcataaacagcgcaatgcttgacgcacaacgaagagttgctggcaaaacacatgaaagtgctgtttgaatgaatgtttacgcgcctgcttctgcctaccaccgctcagtcagatacttagatacttgtatgcttagtcagattatatgcaacacaggacacgctagataatacagtatctagtaatatcatcaaccatgtgtagttaactagtgattatgattgattgtttgttataagataagtttaatgctagctagcaacttaccctggcttactgcatttgcgtaacaggcagtcagtctccttatggagtgcaacgagagagaggcaggtcgttattgcgttggactagttaactgtaaggttgcaagattggatcccccgaactgacaatgtgaaaatctgtctttctgcccctgaacgaggcagttaacccaccgttcctaggccgtcattgaaaataagaatgtgttcttaactgacttgcctagttaaaggtgtaaaaaaggtgtaaaaaaataaataataataaaatcggcaaattggcgcccaaaaataccgatttcgattgttatgaaaacttgaaatcggccctaattaatcggccattccgattaactGGTTTACCTCTATCACATACACattaagcagatgttattgtgggtgtagcgaaatgcttgtattcctagctccaacagtgcagtaatatctaacaattcacacaaATCTAAAATAAAAGAATGGAGTTAtgaaaatatacactaccggtcaaaagtttaagaacacctactcattcaagggtttttctttatttttactattttctacattgttgaataatagtgaagacatcaaaactatgaaataacacatatggaatcatgtagtaaccaaaaaagtgttaaacaaatcaaaatatattttaaatagccatcctttgccttgatgacagctttgcacactcttggtgaggcaggtcctcaccagacatccacggcaacaacgtcgcctgtgGGCGCAAACCGAccttcgctggaccagacaggactggcaaaaagtgctcttaactgacgagtcacggttttgtctcaccaggagtgatggtcggattcgcgtttatcgtcgaaggaatgagcaatacaccgaagcctgtactctggagcgggatcgatttggaggtggagggtccgtcatggtctggcggtgtgtcacagcatcatcggactgaacttgttgtcgttgcaggcaatctcaatgctgtgcgttacagggaagtcATCCTccaccctcatgtggtacccttcctacaggctcatccgacatgaccctccagcatgacaatggcacaagccatactgctcgttctgtgcatgatttcttgcaagacagaaatgtcagtgttttgccatggccagcgaagagcccggatctcaatcccattgagcacgtctgggacctgttggatcggagggtgagggctagggccattcccccccagaattgtccgggaacttgcaggttccttggtggaagagtgggctaACATCGcacagcaagaactgtcaaatctggtgcagtccatgaggaggagatgcactgcagtacttaattcagctggtggccacaccagttactgactgttacttctgattttgacccccctttgttcagggacacattattacatttcgtagtcacatgtctgtggaacttgttcagtttatgtctcagttgttgaactggaaggccaaaaagagaatcaaggacatcaaccacccgagccactgcctgttcaccccgctatcattctgacctcgccttctggatgacagtggggtgaacaggccgtggctcgggtggttgatgtccttgaagTGCGGGCAGTgagcgtcggtggcactgtattatcctcaaagcggatgaagaaggtgtttagcttatccgggagcaagatgtcggtgtcctcgatgtggctggttttccctttgtattccgtgattgtctgtagaccttgCCACATACGTCACGGAAGTTGCAGTAGGAGTGGTCAAGTGTTTTTTAGCAgcacgagtactacagtcaatgtgttgatagaacttcggaaGCGTTTTCCTccaatttgctttgttaaaatccccagctacaataaatgcagcctcaggatatgtgacTTGAGGGGGAATGCACACGactgtgactataactgaagaTAATTATCTTGAGAGGTAATACGGTCTGCGTTTGATTGtaaggtattctaggtcgggtgaacaaaaggacttgagtttctgtacattatcacaatcacaccatgagtagttaatcatgaaacatacacccctgcgTTTCTTCTGcacggagagttctttattcctgtctgcgcaatgtactgagaatgtagctggctgtatggacagggaaagtatatctggagagagccttgattccgtgaaacagagtatgttacagtctctgatgtctctctggaggaGATACTtgccctgagcttgtctactttattgtccagagactaaacattagcgagtaatatactcggaagtggtggatggtgtgtATGCCTCAGTCAGACTAGAAGTCTACTCTTCTCCGCCCGCGGCGTCTTGTAGCAGCCCCTGGGATAAGATCAATTGCCCTGGGGgttacgaacaaaggatccaattcgggaaagtcgtattcctggtcgtaaatGCTgatgagttaccgccgctctgatattcATAAGTTCTTTCCAtttgtaagaaataacacaaaaaaaaaaaaaatgactgcaatgttgcttaggagctagaagcagagctgccatgtctgtcggcgccatcttgccaTCAGTAAGCATATGCTGAGCCAGATGGGGCTCTGGTTTCTCacgtttgttgtgtgtgtgtggatgtgtgaggATGCAACTGCAGGGGACATCTACCTAACCCAGTTAGACCAGCTCTGTTGAGCCAACAGGAGACCACATGGCATGCAGCAAAGTCCCACTTTACATTAAACTATCCATGCAGAACAATGTACAAGATACAAAAAGAAACACTCGGCACAGACACAATCAACTTTTATGTGAAGACATATCTTAGGAAGAAGTTCTGCAAAATATTATGGCTAGTAGTTTACGGAATCAAATACTTCAGAGAAAAGATGGAgaaggcagcagggtagcctagtggttagagcgttggactagtaaccggaaggttgcaagttcaaatccacgagctgacaaggtacaaatctgtcgttctgcccctgaacaggcagttaacccactgttcctaggccgtcattgaaaataagaatttgttcttaactgacttgcctagttaaataaaggtaaaataaaaaataaaaatttgatCAACAATATGATCCAAGGCACTTGTGAGATTAAGTAGGCAGGGTTGTCAATGTATAatctgtgtatgtactgtatgtttgtgtgttgtaCTTTGGATTTGTAGTAAGACTTAGGGTAAGAACATCTATCCTTACACTGTAAAGAATATATAATCATCATGGACAGATTATAGTGTTGTACTTTGGATTTGAAGTGCATTTGAGTCAAGACTTATAAAGACAAGATATGATGTTTTACAGTTTGGCCCTACCCTGAGTTGGTCAATATAGAATGTTTTACTGTTTGGCCCTACTGTAAATTGGTTAATATAGAATGTTTTACTGTTTGGCCCTACTGTAAATTGGTCAATATAGAATGTTTTACTGTTTGG
The genomic region above belongs to Oncorhynchus mykiss isolate Arlee chromosome 3, USDA_OmykA_1.1, whole genome shotgun sequence and contains:
- the iffo1b gene encoding intermediate filament family orphan 1; this encodes MPDLQRFSFPYHSMNPLLEANSLLQHQQQQNQGGQSHPDSPSGLLPESVFGSLDPTSFFLGDHPGLGSESLPGFDFTTPSQAYLHLNHSYHRSVPQPPAAMALRNDLGSNISVLKTLNLRFRCFLAKVHELERRNKILEKQLQQALDAKNSCDGGCSESARRAHTQETGVQTGFVGTIPLRPGSLPFQNTNNSARRPTTLFTLESNNKAGTNPTEPNPNPTITVSQSTPTIDSPAGSNSITNGKTVFSTGTGTPTNPPPRFLPGTIWSYNHTRKLGSGVETRVTSPGVSWVQPDGVGVQIDTITPEIRALYNVLAKVKRERDEYKRRWEEEYTVRVDMQQKMEDLQEDLQESEGCQDELAVRVQQLKSELVLFKGLMSNNMSDLDSKIQEKAMKVDMDICRRIDITARLCDLAQQRNCEDVIQMYQVPNTQSAINCRPRKQTPLSVNSSEGDETISTSESDGGLPREEELCGSSANQINEEMQRMLNQLRECEFEDDCDSLAWEETEETLLLWEDFPGCTLAPETTHQPGEQEDQCLEKVINDTEDLFKSREKEYQETIDQIEYDLATAKSDMNRHLHEYMEMCSMKRGLDVQMETCRRLITQSGDSKPGSPVAVAGEESVDQAEKEGTTASPPLSNSPPRS